One window from the genome of Malacoplasma penetrans HF-2 encodes:
- the atpH gene encoding ATP synthase F1 subunit delta has protein sequence MEEKNHIDHYANALYSIWLELDKKNKIIFTSSAKDIYFSLKNNYEMVHIIDSNIISKEEKTKILNKIFFDLSKSISNIYLKNFLFVLNDNNFFKRILEIFISFFQKLDEHQNFLFIRIYSPFVVEKKLLEKIEHLFSIKTGKRVRYENIIDKSLIGGMKIMFGNDVYDYSIKGKIDQIKWNIENNKEV, from the coding sequence ATGGAAGAGAAAAATCATATTGATCATTACGCTAATGCTTTATATTCAATTTGGTTAGAGTTGGATAAAAAGAATAAGATTATCTTCACATCTTCTGCTAAAGATATTTATTTTTCTTTAAAGAACAATTATGAGATGGTTCATATAATTGATTCAAATATCATTAGCAAAGAAGAGAAAACAAAAATTTTAAATAAGATTTTTTTTGATTTATCAAAATCAATTTCAAATATTTATTTAAAAAATTTTTTATTTGTTTTGAATGATAATAATTTTTTTAAAAGAATCTTAGAAATTTTTATTTCATTTTTTCAAAAACTGGATGAACACCAAAATTTCTTATTTATTAGAATCTATTCACCTTTTGTAGTGGAAAAGAAATTATTAGAAAAAATAGAACATCTTTTTTCAATCAAAACAGGGAAAAGAGTAAGGTATGAAAACATCATTGATAAAAGCTTAATTGGTGGGATGAAAATCATGTTTGGTAATGATGTATATGACTATTCAATTAAAGGCAAAATAGATCAAATTAAATGGAATATAGAAAACAATAAGGAGGTATAA
- a CDS encoding CTP synthase: MSVKLNDKTKILIVTGGVFSSLGKGVACSSLGAMLKCFGQEVLIMKFDPYLNVDAGTMAPGQHGEVFVTFDGRETDLDIGNYERFLNINLPKESNVTAGRVYYETIAKERDGKFLGATIQVVPHITEAISQKIILLSNKYQPDFLIVEVGGTVGDIESIPFLEATRQLQAKYRSQVMFIHTVPLIELLTGSDLKTKPLQHSVKDLMSAGIFPNLLLVRSKDAVSNKLKEKISLTTGIENENIYSLINLKHIYLLPESLENQKVQNSIFNFFKMEVPNRIGYKHWDTFTSLIKEPKKYKARIAVVGKYSDSPDAYLSIISSLEISSFYLKTDLSIEFINSSSLNENNISELSEFDAILVPGGFGKRDIEGKILAIQYARENNIPFFGICLGMQLASIEFARNVLKMHDADSTEFNENTANPIITILEGKNRETNLGGTLRLGNYNCELKDGSKILEIYKRKSIVERHRHRYEFNPKYMDIFEKHGFVFSGINKENNLVEIIELENHKFFIAVQFHPEFTSKILSPNPIFYSFLNVSKKPI, from the coding sequence ATGAGTGTGAAATTGAATGATAAAACAAAAATTTTAATTGTTACAGGTGGTGTATTTTCAAGCCTTGGTAAAGGTGTTGCTTGTTCAAGTTTAGGTGCAATGCTTAAATGTTTTGGTCAAGAAGTATTAATTATGAAGTTTGATCCTTATCTAAATGTGGATGCAGGAACTATGGCACCAGGTCAACATGGTGAAGTTTTTGTAACATTTGATGGTAGAGAAACAGATTTAGATATTGGTAATTATGAAAGATTTTTAAATATTAACTTACCCAAAGAATCCAATGTAACTGCTGGAAGAGTTTATTATGAAACTATAGCTAAAGAAAGAGATGGTAAATTCTTGGGTGCAACTATTCAAGTTGTGCCTCATATTACTGAAGCTATTAGTCAAAAAATAATTTTATTATCTAATAAATACCAACCAGATTTTTTAATAGTTGAAGTTGGTGGAACTGTTGGAGATATTGAATCTATTCCATTTTTAGAAGCAACTAGACAATTGCAAGCAAAATATCGTTCTCAAGTAATGTTTATTCATACTGTTCCTTTAATTGAATTATTAACAGGAAGTGATTTGAAAACTAAACCATTACAACATTCAGTAAAAGATTTAATGTCAGCTGGAATTTTCCCAAATTTATTATTAGTAAGATCTAAAGATGCAGTATCAAATAAATTAAAAGAGAAAATAAGTTTAACAACAGGTATTGAGAATGAAAACATTTATTCATTAATCAATTTAAAACATATTTATTTATTGCCTGAGTCTTTAGAAAACCAAAAAGTTCAAAATTCTATTTTTAATTTCTTTAAAATGGAAGTTCCAAACAGAATTGGATACAAACACTGAGATACTTTCACTTCTTTAATTAAAGAACCTAAAAAATACAAAGCAAGAATTGCAGTTGTTGGAAAATACTCTGATTCTCCAGATGCTTATTTATCAATTATTTCAAGTTTAGAAATTTCTTCATTCTATTTAAAAACAGATCTTTCTATTGAATTTATTAACTCTTCTTCATTAAATGAAAATAATATCTCTGAATTAAGTGAGTTTGATGCAATTTTAGTACCAGGTGGATTTGGTAAAAGAGATATAGAAGGTAAAATTTTAGCTATTCAATATGCTAGAGAAAACAATATTCCATTCTTTGGAATTTGTTTAGGAATGCAATTAGCTTCTATTGAGTTTGCTAGAAATGTTTTAAAAATGCATGATGCTGATAGCACTGAGTTCAATGAAAATACAGCAAACCCTATTATTACTATCCTTGAAGGGAAAAATAGAGAAACTAACTTAGGTGGTACTTTAAGATTGGGTAACTATAACTGTGAATTAAAAGATGGTTCTAAAATATTGGAAATATACAAAAGAAAATCAATTGTTGAAAGACACCGTCACAGATATGAATTCAATCCTAAATATATGGATATTTTTGAAAAACATGGATTTGTTTTTTCGGGAATCAATAAAGAAAATAATTTAGTTGAAATTATTGAGCTAGAAAATCATAAATTCTTTATAGCTGTTCAATTTCACCCAGAATTTACATCTAAAATTTTAAGTCCAAACCCTATTTTTTATAGTTTTTTAAATGTTTCTAAAAAACCAATTTAA
- a CDS encoding F0F1 ATP synthase subunit A: MISDGTNSVITTLQASSAFSDWKPFEYRSEITSIIVITIIMTLVLVYYNFSMKKLDPNKPPKGIAFFIFNLLGAFKTLVYEIMGKEFIKFTPYIFTVFCYIFLCNIISVVGFENPTALTTVTFALGLFTTLGTIILGIKYQKSSFFYKFLFKFYIKTKSGNKVMIPYFFNPFGITDIIMPWISISLRLWANIMAGALILGLFYALPMVMFRRDPTVLEPGPEVILFSLFAVPFHGFLDWLVGSIQAFVFVVLTLCYWSGSTEPEEESQVKKIKKKSPLSELKMSAEKRNQSNVDLINVSTIE; this comes from the coding sequence ATGATTAGTGATGGAACTAATAGTGTTATTACTACTCTTCAAGCAAGCTCTGCTTTTAGTGATTGAAAACCTTTTGAATATAGATCAGAAATTACTTCAATTATAGTAATAACAATAATCATGACACTTGTTTTGGTTTACTATAACTTTTCAATGAAAAAACTTGATCCAAATAAACCACCAAAGGGAATTGCTTTTTTTATATTCAATTTACTAGGCGCTTTTAAAACATTAGTTTATGAAATTATGGGTAAAGAATTTATTAAGTTTACCCCATACATATTTACAGTCTTTTGTTATATCTTTTTATGTAACATAATTAGTGTTGTTGGTTTTGAAAATCCTACAGCATTAACAACAGTTACATTTGCATTAGGATTATTTACTACACTAGGAACTATAATATTAGGAATTAAATATCAAAAAAGCAGTTTTTTTTACAAGTTTCTTTTCAAGTTTTATATAAAAACAAAATCAGGCAATAAAGTGATGATTCCTTATTTCTTCAATCCTTTTGGAATCACAGACATTATCATGCCATGAATTTCCATATCTTTACGTCTTTGAGCTAATATAATGGCTGGAGCTCTTATTCTTGGATTATTTTATGCATTACCAATGGTGATGTTTAGGAGAGACCCAACTGTTTTAGAACCGGGGCCTGAAGTAATTTTATTTTCTCTTTTTGCAGTTCCATTTCATGGATTTTTAGATTGGTTAGTTGGTTCTATTCAGGCATTTGTATTTGTGGTACTAACATTATGTTATTGAAGTGGAAGCACAGAACCTGAAGAAGAATCACAAGTGAAGAAAATTAAAAAGAAGTCACCTTTATCTGAACTAAAAATGTCTGCAGAAAAAAGAAATCAATCTAATGTAGATTTGATAAATGTAAGTACAATAGAATAA
- the atpA gene encoding F0F1 ATP synthase subunit alpha, with amino-acid sequence MSINLDKFSNIIKNQIKEYQNKALYSEIGRVINVGDGIVQASGLSNVMLNELVLFENGSYGMTLNLEATTCGIVMLGKFEDIKEGSIVKRTKNVVDVPVGDGLLGRVIDAMGNPIDGNGEIKYDKKMPIEKIAPGVMARASVCEPLETGTLAIDSMFPIGKGQRELIIGDKQTGKTTIAIDAIINQKGKNVKCIYVFIGQKNSTIVQFINTLKQFGALEYTTIVASSASDLPSLNYLAPFTGITIAEEWMSKGEDVLIIYDDLSKHAIAYRTLSLLLRRPPGREAYPGDIFYLHSRLLERSGKINKENGGGSITALPIIETEAGDISAYIPTNVISITDGQLFMLTNLFNSGQRPAIDAGLSVSRVGSSAQINAVKKTSGSLKLELAQYRELDAFSQFGSDLDKETKEVLEHGKKVMKLIKQDKNTPFSQSLEAILLFSIKEKYIRWIPVDYIEDFKEKIIRHFKQQKTILETIDQTKDISQDLFVQIKNEFNSLITSYIKTIPDYNLDFVGL; translated from the coding sequence ATGTCAATTAATTTAGATAAATTTTCCAATATTATAAAAAATCAAATTAAAGAATATCAAAACAAAGCTTTGTATTCAGAAATTGGTAGAGTTATTAATGTTGGAGATGGAATTGTTCAAGCAAGTGGTCTTTCAAATGTAATGCTTAATGAACTAGTATTATTTGAAAATGGATCATATGGGATGACTTTAAATTTAGAAGCAACAACTTGTGGTATTGTAATGCTTGGAAAATTTGAAGATATCAAAGAAGGTAGTATTGTAAAAAGAACTAAAAATGTAGTTGATGTTCCAGTAGGAGATGGATTACTTGGAAGAGTAATTGATGCCATGGGAAATCCAATAGATGGTAATGGCGAAATCAAATATGATAAGAAAATGCCAATTGAAAAAATTGCTCCTGGTGTAATGGCTAGAGCATCAGTTTGTGAACCTTTAGAAACAGGAACTTTAGCAATAGATTCTATGTTTCCTATTGGTAAAGGACAAAGAGAGTTAATTATTGGAGATAAGCAAACTGGTAAAACTACTATTGCAATTGATGCAATAATTAATCAAAAAGGTAAAAATGTTAAATGTATTTATGTTTTTATTGGCCAAAAGAATTCTACTATTGTTCAATTCATTAATACATTAAAACAATTTGGTGCTTTAGAATATACAACAATTGTAGCTTCATCTGCATCTGATCTTCCATCTTTAAATTATTTAGCACCATTCACTGGAATAACAATTGCAGAAGAGTGAATGTCTAAAGGTGAAGATGTTTTAATTATTTATGATGATTTATCTAAACATGCAATTGCTTATAGAACCTTATCTCTATTATTAAGAAGACCTCCTGGTAGAGAAGCTTATCCTGGTGACATTTTTTATTTACACTCAAGATTATTAGAAAGAAGTGGAAAAATTAATAAAGAAAATGGTGGTGGATCAATCACTGCATTACCTATTATTGAAACAGAAGCTGGTGATATTTCGGCTTATATTCCAACTAATGTAATTTCAATTACTGATGGTCAATTGTTTATGTTAACTAATTTGTTCAATTCAGGACAAAGACCTGCAATTGATGCTGGGTTAAGTGTTTCAAGAGTTGGAAGTTCTGCTCAAATTAATGCTGTTAAAAAAACTTCAGGATCTTTAAAATTAGAACTTGCACAATATCGTGAATTAGATGCTTTTTCACAATTTGGAAGTGATTTAGATAAAGAAACAAAAGAAGTTTTAGAGCATGGTAAAAAAGTAATGAAATTGATTAAACAAGATAAGAACACTCCTTTTTCTCAATCGTTAGAAGCAATTTTACTTTTCTCTATTAAAGAAAAATATATTAGATGAATTCCTGTTGATTACATTGAAGATTTTAAAGAAAAAATAATAAGACATTTCAAACAACAAAAAACCATCTTAGAAACAATTGATCAAACTAAAGATATTTCACAAGATTTGTTTGTTCAAATTAAAAATGAATTTAACTCTTTAATTACCTCTTATATCAAAACTATTCCAGACTATAACTTAGATTTTGTAGGCTTATAA
- the lepA gene encoding translation elongation factor 4 produces MDKKYIRNFSIVAHIDHGKSTLSDRIIEFTNTLTTREMKNQILDSMDIERERGITIKLNAVQLIYHNPKDNQDYYFHLIDTPGHVDFTYEVSRSLAACEGALLVVDASQGVEAQTLSNVYLALENNLEIVPVINKIDLPSADIDRVKKQVEDTIGLDCSNAPLVSAKTGLNINQIMEAIIEQIPPPLDSDDNKPLQALVFDSYYDAYKGAVCLVRIKNGQVKVGTKIRFMSNNETFIVSALGVNTPKIVNKEVLVAGEVGWIAASIKNIKSISVGDTITDDANPATTSLPGYKKILPMVYCGLYPIDSTQYELFKEALEKIYLSDSSLTYEYETSQALGFGIRCGFLGLLHMDVIRERLDREFNIALIATAPSVIYKVLLNDGTILEIDSAAKLPDKTLYKEIQEPFAKAEIIVPDDFLGNVMELCQNYRGEYLDLVNVDSTRKKVTYLIPLAEIMYSFFDKLKSCSKGYATLDYEILDYRKQDLVKVDILLNGNKVDALSTIMHREFASDRSRKICLKLKEHIPKHQFEIPIQAVIGGKIIARETVSAMRKNVLAKCYGGDITRKKKLLEQQKEGKKRLKAIGNVSVPHDTFVKILSEE; encoded by the coding sequence ATGGATAAAAAGTACATAAGAAACTTTAGTATTGTAGCTCATATTGACCATGGTAAATCTACCTTGTCAGACAGAATTATTGAATTCACAAATACTTTGACTACAAGAGAAATGAAAAACCAAATTCTAGATTCAATGGATATTGAAAGAGAAAGAGGAATTACTATCAAATTGAATGCTGTTCAATTGATTTATCACAATCCTAAAGACAACCAAGATTATTATTTTCATTTAATTGATACTCCTGGACATGTTGACTTTACTTATGAGGTATCTAGAAGTTTGGCTGCATGTGAAGGTGCATTATTAGTAGTTGATGCTTCTCAAGGTGTAGAAGCTCAAACCCTTTCTAATGTTTATTTAGCTTTAGAAAATAATTTAGAAATAGTACCTGTTATTAATAAAATTGATTTACCATCTGCTGACATTGATAGAGTGAAAAAGCAAGTAGAAGATACAATTGGCTTAGATTGTTCGAATGCACCATTAGTATCTGCTAAAACTGGTTTAAACATTAACCAAATTATGGAAGCAATTATTGAACAAATTCCTCCACCACTAGATTCTGATGATAATAAACCATTACAAGCATTAGTATTTGATTCATATTATGATGCTTATAAAGGTGCAGTTTGTTTAGTGAGAATTAAAAATGGACAAGTAAAAGTTGGAACTAAAATTAGATTTATGTCTAACAATGAAACTTTTATTGTTTCAGCTCTTGGGGTAAATACACCAAAGATTGTTAATAAAGAAGTATTGGTTGCTGGAGAAGTTGGGTGAATCGCAGCATCAATTAAAAATATTAAATCTATTAGTGTTGGGGATACTATTACAGATGATGCAAATCCAGCAACTACATCATTGCCAGGATATAAAAAGATATTACCAATGGTATATTGTGGTTTATATCCAATAGATAGTACTCAATATGAATTATTTAAAGAAGCATTAGAAAAAATATACTTATCTGATTCTTCTTTAACTTATGAATATGAAACATCACAAGCTTTAGGTTTTGGGATTAGATGTGGATTTTTAGGATTACTTCACATGGATGTAATTAGAGAAAGATTAGATCGTGAATTTAATATTGCTTTAATTGCAACAGCTCCATCTGTAATCTATAAAGTTCTTTTAAATGATGGGACTATTTTAGAAATAGATTCTGCTGCTAAACTACCAGACAAAACTCTTTATAAAGAAATCCAAGAACCATTTGCTAAAGCTGAAATCATTGTTCCAGATGATTTTTTAGGAAATGTTATGGAACTTTGTCAAAACTATAGAGGTGAATATTTAGATTTAGTTAATGTAGATAGCACTAGAAAAAAAGTAACCTATTTAATTCCATTAGCTGAAATTATGTACAGCTTCTTTGATAAATTAAAATCTTGTTCTAAAGGATATGCTACTTTAGACTATGAGATTTTAGACTATCGTAAACAAGATTTAGTAAAAGTAGATATTTTATTAAATGGCAATAAAGTAGATGCATTATCTACTATTATGCACCGTGAATTTGCAAGTGACCGTTCTAGAAAGATTTGTTTAAAACTAAAAGAGCACATACCTAAACATCAATTTGAAATACCTATCCAAGCTGTAATTGGTGGGAAAATTATTGCTAGAGAAACTGTATCTGCAATGAGAAAAAATGTACTAGCTAAATGTTATGGTGGTGACATTACTAGAAAGAAAAAATTATTAGAACAACAAAAAGAAGGTAAAAAAAGATTAAAAGCAATTGGGAATGTTTCTGTTCCTCATGATACTTTTGTTAAGATTCTTTCTGAAGAGTAA
- the ylqF gene encoding ribosome biogenesis GTPase YlqF, with translation MENEKKINWFIGHMKRTVDILESKKKNIDFVIEVVDARLPYGSSNLELLSVFENKPIIKIALKSDLVKKDHYQNGFFYASIKNPADRKKIINYIDSCLKEKKDRLIKKGLRNPTFIGIVVGLPNIGKSSLINYLSNKKSLNVENRPGVTRKTENIKISDSLFLIDTPGVFLKNVTDYQMGLSLALINCVKREVVDKKDLVLFLISKFIENNNLNSFNETLNTNINSNNPSEVLSELLKVLKIDEDNNQKISVFYDFVFKKTIDNPKISLFLEKI, from the coding sequence ATGGAAAACGAAAAAAAGATTAATTGGTTTATTGGACACATGAAAAGAACAGTTGATATTCTTGAAAGTAAAAAAAAGAATATTGACTTTGTGATTGAAGTAGTTGATGCTAGACTTCCTTATGGTTCATCAAATCTTGAATTATTAAGTGTGTTTGAAAATAAACCTATTATTAAAATTGCTTTAAAGAGTGATTTAGTTAAAAAAGATCATTATCAAAATGGTTTTTTTTATGCTTCTATTAAAAATCCTGCTGATAGAAAAAAAATAATTAATTACATTGATTCTTGTTTAAAAGAAAAAAAAGATAGATTAATTAAAAAAGGGTTAAGAAATCCAACTTTTATAGGTATTGTTGTGGGTTTACCAAATATTGGGAAATCTTCTTTAATAAATTATTTATCAAATAAAAAATCTTTAAATGTAGAAAATAGACCAGGAGTCACAAGGAAAACAGAAAATATTAAAATTTCTGATAGTTTATTTTTAATTGATACACCAGGTGTTTTTTTAAAGAATGTAACAGATTATCAAATGGGTTTAAGTTTGGCTTTAATTAACTGTGTAAAAAGAGAAGTTGTAGATAAAAAGGATTTAGTTTTATTTTTAATAAGCAAATTTATTGAAAATAATAATTTAAATTCTTTTAATGAAACACTTAATACAAATATTAATAGTAATAATCCAAGTGAAGTTCTATCTGAGTTGTTAAAGGTCTTAAAAATAGATGAAGATAATAATCAAAAGATCAGTGTCTTTTATGATTTTGTTTTCAAAAAAACCATAGATAATCCTAAAATTAGCTTATTTTTAGAAAAAATATAA
- the fmt gene encoding methionyl-tRNA formyltransferase, which yields MGEKRNSCKNKKIVFMGTPEIATYALNALLEKSFDVVAVVCQPDKPIGRKKEIIFSSVKKLAIEKNIKFFQPNKIKEIENELKELNPFAFVTCAFGQFIPDSILSIPEFGCINIHASLLPKYRGGAPIHWAVINGEKETGVCLMRTIKQMDAGDVYCSRKVNIEESDTTSTLFKKMNNLVYDIVLNDLEKVFNLEYPPIKQDESKVSFAYNISKDDEKINFEKNAVEIVNLIRGLSETPGAYCFINDKKMKLFKAVSTNSKSNNAPGTINNISKEGILISTKDFDILVKEVQIEGKNRQEVKNILNGNSEIKIGVTLK from the coding sequence ATGGGAGAAAAAAGAAATAGTTGTAAAAACAAAAAAATAGTTTTTATGGGTACTCCTGAAATTGCTACTTATGCATTAAATGCATTATTAGAAAAATCTTTTGATGTTGTAGCTGTTGTTTGTCAACCAGATAAACCAATTGGTAGAAAAAAAGAAATTATTTTTTCTTCTGTTAAAAAATTAGCAATTGAAAAAAATATTAAGTTTTTTCAACCAAATAAAATTAAAGAAATTGAAAATGAATTAAAGGAATTAAATCCTTTTGCTTTTGTAACTTGTGCTTTTGGCCAATTTATTCCAGATTCTATATTATCTATCCCAGAATTTGGTTGTATTAATATTCATGCTTCATTATTGCCAAAATATCGTGGTGGTGCTCCAATCCACTGAGCAGTCATAAATGGAGAAAAAGAAACTGGTGTTTGTTTAATGAGAACAATTAAACAAATGGATGCTGGTGATGTTTATTGTTCTAGAAAAGTAAACATTGAAGAAAGTGATACAACTTCTACACTGTTTAAAAAAATGAATAATTTAGTTTATGACATTGTATTAAATGATTTAGAAAAAGTTTTTAATTTGGAATATCCACCAATAAAACAAGATGAATCTAAAGTTAGTTTTGCTTATAACATTTCAAAAGATGATGAAAAAATTAATTTTGAAAAAAATGCAGTTGAGATTGTTAACTTAATTAGGGGATTATCTGAAACTCCAGGTGCATATTGTTTTATTAATGATAAAAAAATGAAATTATTTAAAGCTGTTTCAACAAACAGTAAATCAAATAATGCACCAGGAACAATTAATAATATTTCAAAAGAAGGAATTTTAATTTCTACAAAAGATTTTGATATCTTAGTTAAAGAAGTTCAAATTGAAGGTAAGAATAGACAAGAAGTAAAAAATATTTTGAATGGTAATTCTGAAATCAAAATTGGAGTCACATTAAAATAA
- the rpsT gene encoding 30S ribosomal protein S20 — protein MANIKSNLKRNKQNRARHTVVHSQTSAVKTQIKKTQASKSQKDLSLAYKKIDSALAKGIIKQNKADRLKSRLALNVAR, from the coding sequence ATGGCAAATATTAAATCTAACCTTAAAAGAAATAAGCAAAACAGAGCAAGACATACAGTAGTTCACTCTCAAACTTCTGCTGTAAAAACTCAAATTAAAAAAACACAAGCTTCTAAATCACAAAAGGACTTGAGTCTTGCTTACAAAAAAATTGATTCTGCTTTAGCTAAAGGGATTATTAAACAAAATAAAGCTGATAGATTAAAATCAAGATTAGCTTTAAATGTAGCAAGATAA
- a CDS encoding ATP synthase subunit B, with protein METINNVFDSVISLQSAIPDNSQIINQIFPNVYVLIAHVISLIFLLLLVIRLAWKPTKSYIEARTKEIQRKMEAAEKAQLESEKNLHISRIKLLESKNTAAEIIENAELDAEKTKKKIEAVALNKASQIESEGYSKIKKQELELEKRKNLEVSKLALETAGIFLSKKIDEEENKKIIDDIVNDLTAKLESSSKEK; from the coding sequence ATGGAAACAATTAACAATGTGTTTGATAGTGTGATTTCTTTACAATCAGCTATTCCAGACAACAGTCAAATAATTAATCAAATTTTTCCTAATGTCTATGTTTTAATTGCACATGTAATTTCACTTATTTTCTTATTACTTTTAGTTATAAGATTAGCTTGAAAACCTACTAAAAGTTATATTGAAGCAAGAACAAAAGAAATTCAAAGAAAAATGGAAGCTGCTGAAAAGGCTCAATTAGAAAGTGAAAAAAATCTTCATATTTCTAGAATAAAACTTTTGGAATCTAAAAACACAGCTGCAGAAATTATTGAAAATGCAGAATTAGATGCTGAAAAAACTAAGAAAAAAATAGAAGCTGTTGCACTAAACAAAGCTAGTCAAATTGAGAGTGAAGGTTATTCTAAAATTAAGAAACAAGAACTTGAATTAGAAAAAAGAAAAAACTTAGAAGTTTCAAAACTTGCTCTAGAAACAGCTGGAATTTTTTTATCTAAAAAAATAGATGAAGAAGAAAACAAAAAAATAATTGATGATATTGTTAATGACTTAACAGCAAAATTAGAATCATCTTCAAAGGAAAAATAA
- a CDS encoding DUF5385 domain-containing protein has product MNNNFFMLLLIIVIPIGIWWWWKKRKNGPSNNGGAIQKRREGDEVWKTIKDFLKSNNEKGKEIVESYVAKRPDPNVVDRTLPKDLQKKQKLEIKENKKLEQEKKKELKKEGKTYQKEKPKELYVVLFVTRTSKNNTEDKPRAIECEVKNVRVPNGKKNQTEKKIVILGERDYETESKWILPIKTAEENKIKKEYAKQQKFKKLNIIKTVKDKKIKNLEKDPEKLEIYNQKLKEKEDKKLLKQQEKEKREKVKWEKKEIVVKTKK; this is encoded by the coding sequence ATGAATAATAATTTTTTTATGTTACTTCTAATCATTGTCATTCCTATTGGAATTTGATGATGATGAAAAAAAAGAAAAAATGGACCTTCAAATAATGGTGGAGCAATCCAAAAAAGAAGAGAAGGTGATGAAGTTTGAAAAACTATTAAAGATTTTCTTAAGTCTAACAATGAAAAAGGAAAAGAGATAGTTGAATCATATGTTGCTAAAAGACCAGATCCAAATGTAGTAGACCGTACATTACCAAAGGATTTACAAAAGAAGCAAAAACTAGAAATTAAAGAAAATAAAAAGCTTGAACAAGAGAAAAAGAAAGAGCTAAAAAAAGAAGGAAAGACTTATCAAAAAGAAAAACCAAAAGAATTATATGTAGTTCTTTTTGTTACTAGAACTTCAAAAAACAATACTGAAGATAAGCCTAGAGCTATTGAGTGTGAAGTTAAAAATGTAAGAGTTCCTAATGGTAAGAAGAATCAAACTGAAAAGAAAATTGTAATCCTTGGAGAAAGAGATTATGAAACTGAAAGCAAATGAATTCTTCCTATTAAAACAGCAGAAGAAAATAAAATTAAAAAAGAATATGCTAAACAACAAAAATTCAAAAAATTAAACATTATAAAAACAGTTAAAGATAAAAAAATTAAAAACTTAGAAAAAGATCCAGAAAAATTAGAAATTTATAATCAAAAATTAAAAGAAAAAGAAGATAAAAAACTTCTTAAACAACAAGAAAAAGAAAAGAGAGAAAAAGTAAAATGGGAGAAAAAAGAAATAGTTGTAAAAACAAAAAAATAG
- the atpE gene encoding ATP synthase F0 subunit C encodes MNITNQGYAFIGAGLAMIAILGVGIGQGWSAAKSVEAVARNPEVVSKIRSQYILSAAVTETGALYCFIIAILLVFVAR; translated from the coding sequence ATGAATATTACAAATCAAGGTTATGCATTTATAGGTGCAGGTTTAGCAATGATTGCTATTTTAGGTGTTGGTATTGGTCAAGGATGAAGTGCTGCAAAATCAGTAGAAGCAGTTGCTAGAAATCCTGAAGTTGTATCTAAAATTAGAAGCCAATATATTTTATCTGCTGCAGTTACTGAAACTGGGGCACTTTATTGTTTTATTATTGCAATATTATTAGTTTTTGTTGCAAGATAG